A region of Diospyros lotus cultivar Yz01 chromosome 3, ASM1463336v1, whole genome shotgun sequence DNA encodes the following proteins:
- the LOC127798047 gene encoding uncharacterized protein LOC127798047, translated as MEDDSFRARVEKAFGPLASSSSRSPSWSLTDGEVEKREWRRHAAPSARDDDDLTPCSSSFRALFSNKSRFNRRKFEQDLDDDDDDDDDGPSRGRSRPSDDGTDDWDIRSSIGLDRTLDNEAKEDEYDKVAEGREDAGERLYMKDVANHGPYLNSHNLLPGSVHDTTKDPRANHFAARIRLKEDEIEACTFGSNQMNDESMPKVEEIVMQPSEDVGKLRPILKRKDNSATSKGNKHVRFDPGCKDNYEETLEKSLDFFRDSSSVETVVSGDDCPSARNRPGVPDYLLNPSKYTHYTFDSANEVDDKSNSQAFLDFLKLVNRSNPNEFRSQLEDESADLPKSITFIPRKKGSNAAAPVDRSTGTKPNHGDGSSQSAIPHSIAAQGTEVSVMEDDQETSATDVSASFHKPSRRYRTRTREKSDDSVL; from the exons ATGGAGGACGATAGTTTCAGAGCTCGAGTGGAGAAGGCTTTCGGGCCGCTGGCCTCGTCCTCGTCCCGATCTCCATCCTGGTCTCTCACCGACGGCGAGGTCGAGAAGAGAGAGTGGCGGCGCCACGCTGCCCCCTCCGCCCGAGACGACGACGACCTAACGCCCTGTTCTTCGTCCTTCCGGGCCCTCTTCTCCAACAAGTCCAGGTTTAATCGAAGAAAGTTCGAGCAAGACCTagatgacgacgacgacgacgacgacgacggtCCTTCTAGAGGTCGTTCTCGGCCTTCGGACGATGGTACAGATGATTGGGATATCAGATCTTCCATAGGCTTGGATCGCACGCTTGATAATGAGGCAA aagaagatgaatatgaTAAAGTGGCTGAGGGCAGAGAGGATGCAGGTGAACGCTTGTACATGAAGGATGTGGCCAATCATGGACCGTATTTAAACTCTCACAATCTGCTTCCCGGTTCAGTTCATGACACTACTAAGGATCCCCGTGCCAATCACTTTGCTGCCAGAATTAGGCTGAAAGAAGATGAAATAGAAGCTTGTACATTTGGTTCTAACCAAATGAACGATGAATCTATGCCAAAGGTTGAGGAAATTGTTATGCAACCTTCTGAAGACGTTGGGAAACTGAGGCCTATACTGAAGAGGAAGGATAATTCAGCAACTTCCAAGGGTAATAAACATGTCAGATTCGACCCAGGTTGCAAGGATAATTATGAAGAAACATTagagaaatcactagatttcTTTAGAGACTCCTCGTCGGTGGAGACCGTAGTTTCTGGTGATGATTGTCCATCGGCCAGAAACAGACCAGGAGTTCCCGATTATCTGCTGAATCCTTCCAAGTATACGCATTACACCTTTGATTCAGCCAATGAAGTTGATGATAAGTCAAACAGCCAAGCTTTTCTAGACTTTCTTAAGCTGGTGAATAGGTCGAACCCAAATGAGTTTAGGTCGCAGCTGGAGGATGAATCTGCTGATCTTCCAAAATCAATAACGTTTATACCAAGGAAGAAGGGAAGTAATGCTGCTGCACCAGTAGATAGAAGCACTGGGACAAAGCCAAACCATGGAGATGGTTCTAGCCAATCGGCCATTCCCCACAGCATTGCAGCCCAAGGCACCGAGGTTAGTGTCATGGAAGATGATCAGGAAACCTCCGCAACAGATGTGAGTGCTAGCTTTCACAAACCATCTCGCCGCTATCGAACTCGAACAAGGGAGAAGTCCGATGATTCTGTTCTTTGA
- the LOC127798048 gene encoding trihelix transcription factor ASR3-like yields MAHQGLSLAPTPLSADDDVDVVPNGRHAKPPAVDGPDDGNRAPRLPRWTRQEILVLIQGKRVAENRVRRGRAAGMAFGSASQAVEPKWASVSSYCKRHGVNRGPVQCRKRWSNLAGDYKKIKEWESQIREEAESFWVMRNDLRRERKLPGFFDREVYDILENGTTASITPTVLALALAPSTAVDKETEAVFDSGRSAAAAVEDGLFSDFEQSAQEEASGGSLETEFTPEKEKEVPTTAVPAPVPIPDKQYEPFSKGSPTPGPSQGTQQTSNPEMGTTSQEGRKRKRFAADAGGDEQTDTLHCQLIEILERNGRMLSAQLEAQNTNFELDRQLRKDNMSCLVAVLNKLADALGRIADNL; encoded by the exons ATGGCGCATCAGGGATTGAGTCTCGCTCCTACGCCCCTTTCCGCCGACGACGACGTCGACGTAGTCCCTAACGGCCGCCACGCCAAGCCACCGGCCGTCGATGGACCCGATGATGGAAACCGAGCCCCCCGGCTTCCGCGTTGGACCAGGCAAGAGATTCTGGTGCTCATACAAGGCAAGAGAGTGGCCGAGAACCGGGTTCGGAGGGGCCGCGCCGCCGGCATGGCCTTTGGGTCTGCCTCTCAGGCGGTGGAGCCCAAGTGGGCGTCCGTCTCGTCGTACTGTAAGCGGCATGGGGTGAACCGGGGGCCAGTTCAGTGCCGGAAGAGGTGGAGCAATTTGGCCGGAGACTATAAGAAGATCAAGGAATGGGAATCGCAGATACGGGAAGAGGCGGAGTCGTTTTGGGTCATGAGGAACGATTTGAGGCGCGAGAGAAAGCTGCCCGGTTTCTTCGATAGAGAGGTCTATGATATACTCGAGAACGGGACGACGGCGTCTATTACTCCGACGGTTCTGGCTTTGGCTCTGGCGCCCTCGACGGCAGTGGATAAGGAGACGGAGGCCGTGTTTGATAGCGGGCGGAGCGCCGCCGCTGCCGTGGAGGATGGCTTGTTTTCGGATTTTGAGCAATCAGCGCAAGAGGAGGCTAGTGGCGGCAGCCTGGAGACAGAATTTACGccggaaaaggaaaaggaggttCCGACGACAGCCGTGCCAGCTCCGGTTCCAATTCCAG ATAAACAATATGAGCCATTTTCTAAAGGGTCTCCAACTCCAG GTCCATCACAGGGCACACAGCAAACTTCAAATCCTGAGATGGGAACTACTTCTCAGGAAGGGCGGAAGAGAAAGCGTTTCGCGGCAGATGCAGGTGGGGACGAACAAACCGACACCCTGCATTGCCAGTTGATCGAAATTTTAGAAAGGAATGGTAGAATGCTGAGTGCTCAACTGGAAGCTCAGAACACCAATTTTGAATTGGACAGGCAGCTGCGGAAAGATAACATGAGTTGCTTAGTTGCTGTTCTAAATAAACTGGCAGATGCTTTGGGAAGGATTGCGGATAACCTATAG